caaaggatcgcattagggagggacatatttggacgcaattgtttcggaaaagtgggcgtggccccgccccctactaagttttttgtacatatctcggaaactactatagctatgtcaaccaaagtctacagagtcgttttcttcaggcatttccatgtacagttcaaaaatggaagaaatcggataataaccacgcccacctcccatacaaaggttatgttcaaaatcactaaaagtgcgttaaccgactaacaaaaaacgtcagaaacactaaattttacggaagaagtggcagaaggaagctgcacccagccttttttttaaattgaaaatgggcgtggcgccgcccacttatggaccaagaaccatatctcaggagctactagaccgatttcaatgaaattcggtatataatattttcttaacaccctgatgacatgtacgaaatatgggtgaaatcggttcgcaaccacgcctccttccaatataaagctattttgaattccatctaatgccttctctgtataatacgagtataaacattaggaaccaatgatgatagcggaataaaactttacaaaaatacggtatttcaaaaatatgtaaatgacgtattatgaaatctcgattatcactttaccatgcgagagtataaaatgttcggtgacacccgaacttagcccttccttacttgtttttataaactttgatctatatttctattttaaaatgtttaaccGTTAGCTAGTTTTTAACAACCTACTTGCACTTTTTCCTATCGATTGCCATTTACTGCactttttctagttttctttcattttgaatattctgtgaataattttttttcctttcctggAATTTGTCATTTATAAAACATCTCACTGTGAATAATATATTacacacaaaaatttttacaaaaatcgtttttattaaagaaaattttacggTTTCACATGTAAGTACTAGCTGTATGCTAATTTTTGACGCTgactgtatatttaaattttattttacatacatattttttatttatttctatatgtTTATTTGCAATTTAGAGATGAGGCTCCAACCCAACTATTTCAATCGGCACCTCAACTAAAAAGTTGCAGCGTtagcaaaatttatatttgtatttgtggaAAACATTTTCACACAAAGGAAGTATCTTCGCATCACATCATTAATGAAGCTCTTCCTGTGCTAGGACTCGACGAACGTAGCCAGCAGTCATCGCAGTGGGTTTTGCCGCCAGTTTTTAAAACATACGATGCTTAAAAAAACCGATATTTTACAACCTGATGATACTTCAGTTGGAAATCCAAATTCTTTCGAAGAGTTTGAGAAATATTCACGCCTTCATGAAATAGAAATGAAGTGCAACGATGAAGAGAATATCTCTGTTTGCGACCACGAGCATTACGCTCGAGTAGCTAGGCGGTTTCAAAATAATGCTTTGAAACAAGCCAAAAACATTAAAGAGCTGAAAAGAAGAATTTTCTTATTGACAAGAAAATGTCAAGCTCTGGagaagaatataattttaacaGGAGATGCAAATGACCATGCAGTTACCTTCGCAAAAATGATTAGCAGgagtgttgtggaatctgatagttgtcggaatcagaattgaaaccgatcaaaaaaagcagtGGTGCCATGAATTcagacattattggtttgatattcgaaacagaatttgtatcggttttgggtgtcacgtaaaccaattttatcggttttgctgtcagaaacaaagcaagaagatattcgcacacagatttgaaatgtaagtttcttaaattcatgttattttattgttacgaattgaTTATCTTTATTTCAataggagaaaacataagaataaaacacgaaatgtcctaattattgagttttgaaaaaaaaaatgcggatatttaaAGAGGAGCCTGCTTTATAGgcttaaaaaatctattttttttttttttttgggagggaaagaaataattgattaaagcgaaatttctagggtttatagttatatatttaaacatcacccgaaaatttttgggatacgaattctttgatattctgccttagggaagcagttgcccgatgcatctcgcatgtgcatttgtcggacggcgggcagtatgcaggtcgcaatttctatcggaaacaaaaaattcaaaagagattcatatttgttaataactttgttcaagttaaactacgaaaatttcaaaaaatacgtgttaaattctaaaaaattttaaaatttgaagaaagaagtgttttttgaccaaaaaaattttacgtatgtatgttcaaacttaacttttcttagcttttttttgtttaaatataagataatttaatgccaaagataataaactttgccccaattccatacgtgtagttttttctatcctgtccgccaattaagaaaaatcgtaagaatgaaaaccgagaaatcgcgcgtcaaagttttcgctttctgcccaagcgctcatatagtacatacatacactggCGGACATAATTATTCACACATCCCTGAGTTTACCACAAAAACGGTTGTatcttttaaataatgaaaactaggttatagttttgttccaaggaaatatttattcatatctctggtattttaaaataacattaattttacaaattaattttccattttaaataaatctgcaaaaattgcattttactTCGTTTATGTGAgggacaaaattatttacacaaCTCAAAGTCATgccatttacattaaaaattttagcaataAATTCAAACGAAAGCATTGGAGAAGTACCGCTATGAATGCTACActtgaaatttgcaattttacaTTGAATTTCCAACATTCGGTATTGTTATTTGTGCAAGTGAGTTGTCGATATTGAAAATGGGTCGTAAATTAAAAGAAACTACCGTCgaggaaagaaaaataattttaaatttacataaacaaaatAAGTCAATGGCCGAAATTGGTAAACTTGTAAATAGAAGCAGATATACTATTTACAGCATCATAAAGCGCTTTAAAGGAGAAGAAGACCTTCAGAGTCGTGCTCATACCGGCAGACCCCGTATGCTGACCAACGCTGAAGAACGGCAAATcctaagaaaagttaaaaagaatCCCAAAATTACTTCTACGCAGGTGGCAGCAGAAGTCCGTGAAGAAATTGGGAAACATATTCACGCAAAAACAGTACGCAGGACCTTGCATCGTGCTGGCTACAGTTCAAGTATAGCGCGAAAAAAACCTCTCGTCAGCAACTCTAATAAAAAAAGAGGGTGGACTTcgcaaaagcatacaaagaTAAACCATCTGAGTTCTGGAGCAACGTTTTATTTAGCGATGAaagtaaatttaacatttttcagtCAGATGGCAGAATACGGGTCTGGAGAAAACCCAATACTGAACTTGAGAAAAATAATACGATAAGTACAGTAAAACACGGGGGTGGAGGGGTCATGGTATGGGGTTGTATGTCAGCGGCGGGTGTTGGAAATCTCGTATTCATTGAAGAAATAATggataaaaaagtttatttgaatatactaaaaaataacttaaaagaAAGCGCGCAAAAGCTTAACCTTGGGGAACACTTTTATTTCCAACAGGACAATGACCCCAAACACACTGCTCAGGACGTGCGTATATGGATCATATACAATGTGCCTCATATTCTTCCGACTCCTCCACAGTCTCCAGACCTAAATCCCATAGAACATTTGTGGGATGAACTCGGTAGGCGTGTAAGTAAGCAAAATATTACCAGCAAATCTCAACTAAAGGAAGTTCTTCAACAAGAATGGCAAAATATAGAGCCCAGtgtgacaaaaaaattagtttactcTATGCAAAATAGACTAAAAGATGTACTGAAACAAAAGGGTAAGCccactaaatattaattttcatattaacaaaagtgtgtgaataattttttccctcatttaaatgaagtaatatgcaatttttgtaggtttttttttaaatagaaaataatttgtaaaattaatgttattttaagaTACCAGAGATATGAATAAAGATTTCCTTGGAACAAAACTATAAcctagtttttattatttaaaaggtACAACCGTTTTTGTGGTAAACTCCGTGATGTGTGAATAATTATGTCCGCcagtgaatgtatgtatataactatgtacatatctaccagtgctcggtcactatttcccttctagcttcaacaatatttcaaattcccataTATAACATTGGGAAATCATTCATTCGAGAAATGTTGtctcttaaaatatttcttttaaaaactttaataggattgcttccaaatgtatacatttgctagttttgtcacattaataaacagctgattcgaatattggttttgcgtatgttcgaaaagacgaaaatccaatcagattctgtgacaccattgaaaatcagaattggtttgcaattctgacagctaagcaattctgtcttggattccacaacacccctgtatGAAGACGAAAAACTCCTACAACGAAAAGGAGAAGGCAACGCGACGACTTGGGGTTCGCATTGCCCCacaaaaaaacacttttgcGTTGGCGTTCGATCCGGTATGTCTGCCCCGGTATCGACGAGAAAGTCTTGaacaatttgaagaaaatttactaCTAAAAATGCATGCGCAACATGATCATGAAGTACGACACCGAGACGCAAGATGGACTGGCATCGTTCAAAGTAGTCCGAAAAATATTTGCCATCGACCAAGCGAacgttaatttttaaatgtgccCCAAATTTGAAAAAGATGTCGGTGTCTAGAGCTACACAAATATTCAGCAATTCGGTCGCCGCGGCAATAGATATGgcaataaagcaaaatttattggGCTCCGatgagcatttaaaaaaatgtgccaAAGCAACCCAGCTGCTGGTCAAAAGGATCTGATGTGAATGGCCTGTTCGACGAATTGGATTGTAAGACGCTTTACAATCCAAATCCGCAAAGACGGCCAATACAAAGAAATTGAATTGATAAAATGAACAGGCTAAAAGAGCACATCCAATacttaaaaagtataaaaaagccTAACATCCAAATATTGTGCCtgtattcttttgtatttacaaTAAATGCAATGATTGCATTGAGCGGCGATATATTCGATGAATAACCTACGCGGTTATTTTATAACCTACTAAAATATGCATTGTTGCATTGGAAAGCAGTCGAAATATACTCGAAATTGCGACACTTCAGTTTCTATTGTGAatatatttgcttaaatttgacagcaactgaaaaaaaaaattcgcaggaataaaaaaaaaatgtaagtatgtataaatttgaatttatacatttttattttttatgcatacaaatatacttacatatacatacatatgtatatgtataataattttattaaattgtaattaGGAAAAGGAAAAACCGTGTTAGATGGACAGTAGATGCAGAGAAATTGCTGCTATTGCACTGGACAGATAGTATAGAAGAATTACgaagcgcaaaaaaaaaatgttcatatcTTTGCGCTTTTGGAaaaggaattttcaaaaaagcagATGAACTACAGTGCAGCTGAAATAAAGGAAAAAGTGCATAATTTTACCAATCGATACAAGTAagtgcatttaaaattaaaaaagtatgttTTGCTGCATACTCACAGcattataatatgtattttattttatagattaGAAAAGAATGCGGTGGGTATGACTGGTGGTTCGCCTTCCTCTTGGATTCACTACAAGGAGTTGGAAGAAATACTCAGTGGCAATAAGGCAGTAAATTTCAAAGAACTCATGCAAGAGAGTAtaggtaatataaaaataaaatttttgtttgctcttttatttattattttattttaattcaagaTGTGGAACCAGAAGACAACATTAGTTGCGCTGCTATCTACCCTTCGACGAGCAGCCAATCCCAATTCATTTCAAGCGATGAGCTTGCAGGACTTTCGACGACTCCGAAGtctgcaaaaagaagaaaattaaccCATGAGCGCTTAGTAGAGAATTTGGAAAAAACTTCAGATATGAATGAGAAAGAAATGGAGTCCATGAGAGGGGTGCAAGAAAGAATGGTGGAACTAACCGAAAAAGCGGTTCTTTCGGAAGAGAAAAGGaatgatattttaaaagaaatgagtgaaaatacgaaaaaattttataagaccttattaatttgttaaatgaaaaataaaaataattacaaatgtagAACAAACTTACAAAATGAATTCGCAATCGCTCTTCTAATTGTTTCAGGTTCTGCTTCAAAATCTGCTACAGCATCCGTGTGCTCGGGCTGTTCCAGGCGTACACTACTTTCGTAAGTGGTTTGTTCTTCTATCCATTTGTGGTTGATGACATCATTATGACAATTTACAAAGTTATGCAATGTACAGGCTGCTTTAATTATAAGAGGAACATTTTTGATGTGGTTGTCGACTCCTTTCCCTATTCTCCTAAAACGAGCCTTTAGGTGTCCAAACGCATTTTCCACCACTCTTCGGCATTTGGACAattggtaataaaaaaattttcatgctCTGGAGGATGTACTTGGAATGGATAGGGCTTCATTAGATTGTTGGCAAATCGGAAAGCCGAATCACCCATAACGTCCACAGGAACATTCACGTCATTAATAGTTTTGCTTTTGCAGTGAAGATTGGGTCCTTCAATGCAGTATTTAGTTTGCtacattgaaaaatttttgagtcATTGCATCGACCTGGGCAGCCAACATTAAAGTAGAGGAAGCGATATCtggataaaaaagaaatttatgaaaacatcAAGTGAAAATTCATTATACCTCTAACCTATAATCTACAAGGGCAAATAAAGCTGTGGAGTACCACCCCTTATAATTGTAATAGCCCGTGCAATCCTTCCCAGGTGGCCGAACTTTAATGTGGCAACCGTTATGGCACCAAGCCATTGCGGAAAGCCAAGCTTCTCAAACCCATGAACACACTCATCCACTTTTTCACTGTTCCTTAATTGTTCTGTCAAATAAATGGGACGCAATGATTGCCACACTTCTTggcaaaaaacaagaaatatttcGCTGACGATTGCCTTCGAAACACCGAATAGTCGTGCAACAGTTTCATACTCCGTCGAAGATTTTAATGTGTAGACGGCAACTGCTACCCTCCTCTGCAATGGGATGCACTTCCTATAGCATGAATCCTGTGTGGTAATACCTTTGACATATTCACATAATATTTCAAAGGTTGCCCCGCTCATGCGAAAGGTTTCCTTAAAAACGCGGGGGTTCGTTGATGGAACATCCTTTTCCCGGAAGTTCCCATGTCGCTtctaaagtatacatatgtatttaaatgtgtttataatttattgtgCTTTTTGGAACAaagttccttacggcaggcttggagaagataggggttttgctgcgggacctaactgaaaaaaaagtgatagaaaaaccgtaagaaataacccgtaagaagaAGACtgtaatagcattgacagacggcagcgttaaaccagattaattgcatttttcgggattaattcaggagttaccacagctaactccgttgctgaatccaaaataactctcaaaattttagggagtttgtgagattttcgttggcaacattgttaaaaatggccaattttcatctattgtgaatgaaatacaagcaaccctgacagctgtttatcaaattctcaatataatatcaataaaacttctatgttatgatgcagttttaaaaataatgtgttgatatgtttttgtaataaaaatggtttggtgaaaattggtcggctaacaaccgtaatgtttatcttctatcaattttcattgaaaatattataaaaaggacaatgagctgtttatgagagtttcaaaatcgcatagctgccgtctgtcacctacaaatttggatctgattaagtgcgcagttaatccggattaacgctgccgtctgtcaaggctataagatcgctagttatagcctacctttaggttttgaaaataattaggcatgaaatttgtaacattattgtttatgcaaattagttttgggtgaAAATTGTGCTGCAACTAAGTACGTTTATGGGGAgttgaattgttgcatattttttggcgcaGGTTGGTTAATGGTTTGAGGAAATAACCCGTAATAAAAAGACTGTAcgatcgctagttatagcctaccttcaggttttgaaaaataattaggcatgaaacTCTGTAACATTATTAAGGGTATTCCCTTGCTCTTgtaaaacccttgcacggtgcaagaattgcatatatttcctcttggtgcaccggcacaacaacaaacacacgcagaaaattatttgcaatggctgtaaaatatgtcagaccaaaacctatgtatatttgcgtgcaatgtcacgcaaaaatataattacaaccctgttttagctgtcattttacataaagacatattacgtggttgaattgttgaggaaggtaagttttaaagagattttataatttctatttaaattataaagatttgttagttttt
The genomic region above belongs to Bactrocera neohumeralis isolate Rockhampton unplaced genomic scaffold, APGP_CSIRO_Bneo_wtdbg2-racon-allhic-juicebox.fasta_v2 ctg3583, whole genome shotgun sequence and contains:
- the LOC126767014 gene encoding uncharacterized protein LOC126767014, with product MNYSAAEIKEKVHNFTNRYKLEKNAVGMTGGSPSSWIHYKELEEILSGNKAVNFKELMQESIDVEPEDNISCAAIYPSTSSQSQFISSDELAGLSTTPKSAKRRKLTHERLVENLEKTSDMNEKEMESMRGVQERMVELTEKAVLSEEKRNDILKEMSSASKSATASVCSGCSRRTLLS